A single genomic interval of Rosistilla ulvae harbors:
- a CDS encoding DUF1549 domain-containing protein — protein MTHRDLDRLRRNVTRCCFALLAPLVLFGNVHAVESEPTVSFINDVVPVLTKSGCNTGVCHAKAGGGQNGFQLSLFGFEPQEDYDHLVLEGRGRRLFPTDPERSLLLVKAVGEVPHGGGVRLAPKSEGYATLRRWIAQGAPNSTGAEPTLTSIEVLPGHETVAAGSQQQLKSIAHYSDGSSRDVTELAVYECNDRAMAEVSETGLVRTESIPGKVAVMVRYQGQVAVFNGSIPLGAPVPQLPESRNFIDDFVFGNLKTLGIPPSPVCDDATFIRRVSLDIAGRLPTDEESRAFLANEAADKRDQLIDDLLQSPDYADYFANKWTSLLKNRRDGASDITSNFAFHAWIRDSLLANTPYDQLARELLAATGTIIANPPVAWYKRVKQPQEQIEDVAQLFLGVRMQCAQCHHHPFERWSQDDYYGLAAFFSQVGRKPTDTRGEDLIFHKRGIAGSKNIKTGLTVRPAALGDDVGEIPADEDPRLRLANWMSRPENPFFAKALVNRYWKHFFARGLIEPEDDIRDTNPPTNPELLAALEENFLSSGFDLKQLVRTITQSNAYQLSATPNEHNLADRQNYSRFYPRRMQAEVMLDSIDQFTGATTSFANLPAGTRAIALPDNSYNRASPFLKVFGRPESSSVCECERVQSASLAQSLHLLNAADIKGKLATANGRADRLSKADASDTEKITELYLAAFARPPREEELQIALDYLAQPSVDADGKPIDAKVAARNNYQDLVWALINTKEFLFNH, from the coding sequence ATGACACACCGCGACCTCGATCGTTTGCGACGAAACGTCACACGATGCTGTTTCGCCCTGCTCGCTCCGCTGGTTCTGTTCGGGAACGTTCATGCTGTTGAGTCCGAACCGACTGTCAGCTTCATCAACGATGTCGTCCCCGTGTTGACCAAGTCGGGCTGCAACACTGGTGTCTGCCACGCGAAAGCTGGCGGCGGGCAGAACGGTTTCCAGTTGTCGCTGTTCGGTTTTGAGCCGCAGGAAGATTACGACCACCTGGTGCTCGAAGGCCGCGGTCGTCGCCTGTTCCCGACCGATCCCGAACGCAGTCTGTTGCTAGTCAAAGCCGTCGGAGAGGTTCCCCACGGCGGCGGTGTTCGCTTGGCCCCAAAATCCGAAGGCTACGCCACGCTGCGGCGCTGGATCGCTCAAGGCGCCCCCAACTCCACCGGTGCCGAACCGACGCTCACGTCGATCGAAGTACTGCCGGGGCACGAAACGGTCGCCGCCGGATCGCAGCAACAACTCAAATCGATAGCCCATTACTCCGACGGCAGCAGCCGTGACGTGACCGAACTGGCCGTCTACGAATGCAACGATCGCGCGATGGCCGAAGTCAGCGAGACCGGGTTGGTGCGGACCGAATCGATACCAGGCAAAGTTGCCGTGATGGTTCGCTACCAAGGACAGGTCGCTGTCTTTAACGGCTCGATCCCGCTTGGAGCTCCCGTTCCGCAGCTGCCCGAATCGCGTAACTTCATCGACGATTTCGTCTTCGGCAATCTGAAGACGCTCGGCATTCCGCCATCTCCGGTTTGCGACGACGCCACGTTTATCCGCCGCGTCTCGTTGGATATCGCCGGTCGCTTGCCAACCGACGAGGAATCGCGAGCCTTCCTGGCAAACGAAGCTGCCGACAAACGCGATCAACTAATCGACGATCTGCTGCAGAGTCCCGATTACGCCGACTACTTCGCGAACAAATGGACCTCGCTGCTGAAGAACCGCCGCGACGGTGCAAGCGATATCACTTCGAACTTCGCATTCCACGCCTGGATTCGCGACAGCCTGCTGGCCAACACGCCCTACGACCAACTCGCTCGCGAACTGCTGGCGGCAACTGGTACGATCATCGCCAACCCACCGGTCGCTTGGTACAAACGCGTCAAACAACCTCAGGAACAGATCGAGGACGTCGCCCAGTTATTCCTTGGCGTTCGGATGCAATGCGCTCAGTGCCATCACCATCCGTTTGAACGCTGGAGCCAAGACGACTATTACGGCTTGGCCGCTTTCTTCAGCCAAGTCGGCCGCAAACCGACCGACACCCGCGGCGAGGATCTGATCTTCCATAAGCGAGGCATCGCCGGATCGAAAAACATCAAAACCGGATTGACAGTTCGCCCCGCCGCCTTGGGCGACGACGTTGGCGAGATCCCCGCCGACGAGGACCCACGGCTACGCTTGGCGAATTGGATGAGTCGCCCCGAGAATCCGTTTTTCGCCAAAGCGTTGGTCAATCGCTACTGGAAGCACTTCTTCGCCCGCGGCTTGATTGAACCTGAAGACGACATTCGCGACACGAACCCGCCGACCAATCCGGAGCTGTTGGCCGCGCTGGAAGAGAATTTCCTCAGCAGCGGATTCGACCTGAAACAACTGGTTCGCACGATCACGCAATCCAACGCGTATCAACTGTCCGCGACGCCGAACGAACACAATCTCGCCGATCGCCAAAACTACTCCCGCTTCTACCCGCGGCGGATGCAAGCCGAAGTGATGCTCGATTCGATCGACCAATTTACCGGCGCGACGACTTCGTTTGCCAATCTCCCCGCCGGGACCCGCGCGATCGCTTTACCTGACAACAGCTACAACCGGGCCTCTCCGTTCCTAAAGGTCTTCGGTCGTCCCGAGAGCAGCAGCGTCTGCGAGTGCGAACGCGTCCAATCAGCTTCGCTAGCGCAGAGTCTGCATCTGTTAAACGCTGCCGACATTAAAGGCAAGCTCGCGACCGCCAACGGCCGCGCCGATCGGTTGTCCAAAGCCGACGCTTCCGATACGGAAAAGATCACCGAACTCTATCTCGCTGCCTTCGCTCGCCCGCCCCGCGAGGAAGAGCTTCAAATCGCACTGGACTATCTAGCCCAACCGTCGGTCGACGCCGACGGCAAGCCAATCGACGCCAAGGTCGCCGCCCGGAACAATTACCAAGATCTGGTTTGGGCATTGATCAACACCAAAGAATTTTTGTTCAACCACTAA
- a CDS encoding serine protease, translating into MLKKFAIASALIAVVASTSMAQSVCLPAPRLLTTMPMGGQVGSEFDVAITGQTIENTEQLLFSSPKITATPKLDASGKPLANQFVVSIAADCPPGIHTARVMSRLGISSARVFTVSDLPEVTQTKPSASVETAMPIEINSICNATLPVRAANHYSFSAKKGQRLVVDCAAPGIDSKMNPVLILADAQGRDMLVERRGGALDYTVPADGDYTVKVHDLTFKGGAECFYRLAVQEVPADAPLARLPSTRAVGSFSWPPTGLAAEASASETEPNNDRETVQAITLPCDIAGSFFPAADVDAFEFTAKKGEVWWVEVASERLGRPTDASIIVQQVIGEGADEKLVDLVELSDIASPIKRSSNAYAYDGPPYNAGSTDILGKMEIREDGKYRLQITDLFGGTRIDPNNVYRLIIRQAEPDFAVVAWPLHMVLRNGDRNALSKPLALRGGSTVALEVVAVRRDGFNGEIELTLENLPDGVTTTGLKIPAGKARGLMLVTAHQDAPRGLTMAKFTATATIGDKPVTHPCHVASVAWPVTNAWSEIPAPRLLADIPVSVGGSEFAAITIAPTEEKVWEAKAGETLKIPLQHVRRGEFSGTLLGLRTMGAGFEGVPKFDLKLNEDASEAILDLAKLKTPPGDYTIAFYGSAVAKHRDNPDRLVAAEAAHAQAQQTVTDLTAEVTRLANETATASPDQKADSQKLADAVAAEKKAADAALAVAAAELAKAKKSTQPKDIADIVISQPISIRVSQGESK; encoded by the coding sequence ATGCTGAAGAAATTTGCGATCGCCTCGGCATTGATCGCCGTCGTCGCCTCGACCTCGATGGCCCAATCGGTCTGCCTGCCCGCGCCGCGTCTGTTGACCACGATGCCGATGGGGGGCCAAGTTGGCAGCGAATTCGATGTTGCGATCACCGGCCAAACGATCGAGAACACCGAACAATTGTTGTTCTCCAGCCCGAAGATCACCGCGACGCCCAAGCTGGATGCGTCGGGCAAACCGCTCGCCAATCAGTTTGTCGTTTCGATCGCCGCCGATTGCCCTCCGGGAATCCATACAGCGAGGGTGATGTCCCGTTTGGGAATCTCGTCAGCTCGGGTCTTCACCGTCAGTGATCTCCCCGAAGTCACGCAGACCAAACCGAGTGCATCGGTCGAAACAGCGATGCCGATCGAAATCAACAGCATCTGCAACGCAACTCTTCCCGTCCGCGCAGCGAACCATTATTCGTTCTCCGCGAAGAAGGGGCAACGATTAGTCGTCGATTGCGCGGCCCCGGGGATCGATTCGAAAATGAACCCCGTTCTGATCTTGGCCGACGCCCAGGGACGCGACATGTTAGTCGAACGACGTGGCGGTGCCCTGGACTACACCGTCCCAGCCGATGGCGACTACACGGTCAAAGTCCATGATCTGACGTTTAAGGGAGGAGCGGAATGCTTCTACCGACTGGCAGTTCAAGAAGTCCCCGCCGACGCACCACTTGCACGCCTGCCGAGCACCCGCGCCGTCGGCAGTTTTTCGTGGCCACCGACTGGACTGGCCGCCGAAGCGTCAGCATCGGAGACCGAACCAAACAACGATCGCGAAACGGTTCAAGCGATCACGCTGCCGTGCGACATCGCGGGCAGTTTCTTCCCGGCCGCCGATGTCGATGCCTTCGAATTCACCGCCAAGAAGGGAGAGGTCTGGTGGGTCGAAGTCGCTTCGGAACGACTCGGTCGCCCCACCGATGCTTCGATCATCGTTCAACAGGTGATCGGCGAAGGAGCCGATGAAAAGCTAGTCGATCTGGTCGAACTGTCCGATATCGCCAGTCCGATCAAACGATCGAGCAACGCCTACGCCTACGACGGCCCCCCCTACAACGCCGGTTCGACCGACATCCTTGGCAAGATGGAGATCAGAGAGGACGGAAAGTATCGTCTGCAGATCACCGATCTTTTTGGCGGCACGCGAATCGACCCCAACAACGTCTATCGATTGATCATCCGCCAGGCGGAGCCAGATTTTGCTGTCGTTGCTTGGCCGCTGCACATGGTCCTGCGAAACGGTGACCGCAACGCACTCTCCAAACCACTAGCGCTCCGCGGTGGATCGACCGTCGCGTTGGAAGTGGTCGCCGTACGACGCGATGGCTTCAACGGTGAGATCGAATTGACTCTGGAAAATCTCCCCGATGGTGTCACCACCACCGGCCTGAAGATTCCCGCTGGCAAGGCGCGTGGTCTGATGCTGGTCACCGCGCATCAAGACGCGCCACGTGGCCTTACGATGGCGAAGTTCACCGCGACGGCAACCATAGGCGACAAACCGGTTACGCATCCGTGCCACGTCGCATCGGTCGCGTGGCCTGTGACTAACGCCTGGTCGGAAATTCCCGCTCCACGATTGTTAGCCGATATCCCCGTATCGGTCGGCGGATCGGAATTTGCTGCGATCACAATCGCCCCTACTGAAGAGAAGGTTTGGGAAGCAAAGGCGGGTGAGACTCTGAAGATTCCACTGCAACACGTCCGCCGTGGTGAATTCTCCGGCACGCTGTTGGGCCTGCGAACCATGGGCGCCGGATTTGAAGGCGTCCCCAAATTCGACCTCAAGCTAAACGAAGACGCCTCCGAAGCAATCCTCGATCTGGCGAAGTTAAAGACGCCGCCTGGCGATTACACGATCGCATTCTACGGCAGCGCGGTTGCCAAGCACCGCGACAATCCCGATCGATTAGTCGCCGCTGAAGCCGCCCACGCGCAGGCACAACAAACCGTTACCGACCTAACGGCCGAGGTGACGCGACTGGCGAATGAAACCGCAACCGCTTCGCCAGACCAAAAGGCCGATTCGCAGAAGCTTGCCGACGCGGTGGCAGCGGAAAAGAAAGCTGCCGACGCAGCCTTGGCAGTCGCAGCGGCGGAGCTTGCGAAAGCAAAGAAGTCGACGCAGCCAAAAGATATCGCCGATATCGTCATCTCTCAACCGATCTCGATCCGTGTTAGCCAAGGTGAATCCAAATGA
- a CDS encoding DUF1501 domain-containing protein: MSNPKTKPSEMHCSGPRNFGPGSRRSFMRLGLAGFASMSLPGIMRLQAASPLPTQTADGKERKRTAVIMVWQPGGNSHIDTYDPKPLSGSEYRGPFNTIPTKVPGMRFTELLPRQAAIADKFTVLRSMYQGAGGHPAGSMQLLSGDSDTRDKPKPRLPDWMSVANYLRSKEGPRTNPLPAYVGVNPPLQYNGPAYLGDAYSPFSVTGDPNSPKFVVPNIGLTDANQVARLGRRTTLRQQLDTLERSFDHFGEMGALDEFETQAMTLLTNPKTKDAFDLTQEDDRTRDRYGRNAWGQQLLLARRLVEAGVEVLTSSLRGPLCGRVNNWDDHAVNHHIFDALRFRADAYDQAVTALIEDIYERGLDERVMVVVTGEFGRTPKISHQPSTGAGNASAPSGTKQPGRDHWPRAFSNIWAGGGIETGRFIGATDKRGEDVVERRCGPGDFLATIYHHLGIDSKSVFIEDFNGRPTPIVDHGAPIPELMG, from the coding sequence ATGAGCAACCCGAAAACAAAGCCTTCCGAAATGCATTGCAGTGGCCCACGGAACTTTGGCCCCGGCAGCCGCCGCAGTTTCATGCGGTTGGGACTCGCGGGATTCGCCAGCATGAGCCTGCCCGGAATCATGCGACTGCAAGCGGCCAGCCCGCTGCCCACGCAAACCGCTGACGGCAAAGAGCGAAAAAGGACCGCGGTGATCATGGTCTGGCAGCCAGGCGGCAACTCGCACATCGACACTTACGATCCCAAGCCGTTGTCGGGCAGCGAATATCGCGGCCCTTTTAACACGATCCCGACCAAAGTTCCCGGGATGCGGTTCACCGAACTGCTGCCTCGCCAAGCAGCGATCGCCGACAAGTTCACCGTCTTGCGCAGCATGTACCAAGGGGCTGGCGGCCATCCCGCCGGTTCGATGCAACTGCTGTCGGGCGATTCGGACACACGCGACAAGCCGAAACCGCGGTTGCCCGATTGGATGTCGGTCGCCAATTACCTGCGATCCAAAGAGGGCCCGCGGACCAATCCGCTGCCCGCGTACGTCGGCGTTAATCCGCCACTCCAATACAACGGACCGGCATACCTGGGCGATGCCTACTCACCTTTTTCGGTCACCGGCGATCCAAACTCGCCCAAGTTCGTGGTCCCTAACATCGGCCTAACCGACGCCAACCAAGTCGCGCGGCTGGGACGACGAACAACGTTGCGGCAGCAACTGGATACGCTGGAACGATCGTTCGATCATTTTGGCGAGATGGGAGCGTTGGACGAATTCGAAACCCAGGCGATGACGCTGTTGACCAATCCCAAAACGAAAGACGCTTTCGATCTTACGCAAGAGGACGATCGCACGCGGGATCGCTACGGCCGCAACGCCTGGGGGCAACAACTGCTGCTCGCTCGCCGATTAGTCGAAGCGGGCGTGGAGGTTTTGACGAGCAGTCTCCGCGGACCTCTGTGCGGTCGCGTCAACAACTGGGATGACCACGCGGTCAATCACCATATCTTTGATGCTCTGCGTTTCCGCGCCGACGCGTACGATCAAGCGGTCACGGCACTGATCGAAGACATCTACGAGCGTGGGCTGGACGAGCGCGTGATGGTCGTCGTCACCGGCGAATTCGGCCGGACTCCCAAGATCTCGCATCAACCGAGCACCGGTGCTGGAAACGCAAGCGCTCCGTCGGGAACGAAGCAGCCCGGCCGCGACCACTGGCCGCGCGCGTTCTCCAATATCTGGGCCGGCGGCGGAATCGAAACAGGTCGTTTTATCGGTGCGACCGATAAACGTGGCGAAGATGTTGTCGAGCGGCGTTGTGGCCCCGGCGACTTTTTGGCAACGATCTACCATCATCTGGGAATCGATTCCAAGAGCGTCTTCATCGAAGACTTTAATGGTCGACCAACGCCGATCGTCGACCATGGTGCTCCGATTCCCGAACTGATGGGATAG
- a CDS encoding OB-fold-containig protein — protein MWIYFERAAEIIAAQPVLPASILLAFLVVYSIVSLFGLIDLDMDAPDFDFDADFDLGSAGGFGMLTFRWLNLAQIPIVIWGGLFTLLWWITSAVLWVTWDASDYQANWWTAGLLSARSAVIGVVLTKFTTEPMKKWFVTARYNAEMLLGQVCQICTGQADTDFGQARFKTDAAPLLLNVRTDGVTLKKGDLATIIDFDQERRIYTVTAIDDEVQADE, from the coding sequence TTGTGGATTTATTTTGAACGTGCAGCGGAGATTATCGCCGCCCAACCGGTGCTACCCGCATCGATTTTGTTGGCTTTCCTTGTCGTCTACTCGATCGTTTCCCTGTTTGGGTTGATCGATCTCGACATGGACGCCCCCGATTTCGATTTCGACGCCGATTTCGATTTGGGTTCGGCCGGCGGTTTTGGAATGCTCACGTTTCGATGGTTGAATCTAGCCCAGATTCCAATTGTAATCTGGGGAGGGCTCTTTACACTACTTTGGTGGATCACGTCAGCCGTGTTGTGGGTGACGTGGGATGCTTCCGATTACCAAGCGAATTGGTGGACCGCCGGACTGCTGTCAGCTCGTTCGGCCGTAATCGGCGTGGTGCTGACCAAGTTTACGACCGAACCGATGAAGAAGTGGTTCGTGACCGCGCGATACAACGCGGAGATGTTGCTTGGTCAAGTCTGCCAAATTTGCACCGGCCAAGCCGACACCGACTTTGGCCAGGCTCGATTTAAAACGGACGCGGCGCCGTTGTTGTTAAACGTTCGCACCGACGGGGTAACTTTGAAAAAGGGTGACCTCGCCACAATTATCGACTTTGATCAAGAACGCCGGATATACACGGTAACCGCTATCGACGACGAGGTTCAAGCAGATGAGTAG
- a CDS encoding flotillin family protein yields MSSVLVLGQFSDHWFINGIAILAVAIIGLLFLLASFAAMANQFYRKVGPDEAIVRSGWGKIRVATGNGIFVVPVIHQYEKMDLTLKSFEIAREGSEGLICQDNIRADIKVAFFIRVDKSEEEIREVAQSIGAKRCSQIDTLRELFDAKFSEALKTVGKQFDFVDLYDKRDNFKDQILKVIGTDLNGYRLDDAAIDFLEQTPLELLNPNNILDAEGIKKITELTSKEKVKENAFTREKEKTLKQQDVEAEETILQLEKQRIEANEKQQREVTEISARERAAAKKVQEEQRLESERARITTEEELGVANENKERQVLVALRAKERTDGIEQERVLKDRELEATERERVVGIAQVEKEKAIEVEKRNIQEVIRERVAVERAVVEEQEKIKDTEEFAAADRLKKVQITAASMTAEESLIKETKAAEAAKMAAELLADKIRIEAEASRDRSEKEMQAAKMTAEADAAKAAASGLAEAKVQEARAASMEKEGTAEAVIIEKKAVAEAKGIEARATAIEKEGLAEANVMQQKYSSEATGITEKAEAMKLLDGVGKEHEEFKLKLDKDKQVEIAAIDAQRGIAESQAGVVGEALKAARIDIVGGDGEFFDQITSAVKGGKAIDRFVYNSRVATDVKQTFFNGDPDYFRDNLMDLVNKFNLSTDDIKDLSIAALIAKLMGLANTDETRNQLGSLLGMASTAGITERKVGKLEAKPLQNGAKS; encoded by the coding sequence ATGAGTAGCGTTTTGGTTTTGGGTCAGTTCTCTGACCATTGGTTTATCAACGGCATCGCGATCCTTGCGGTCGCGATCATCGGATTGCTCTTTCTGCTGGCCAGTTTCGCCGCGATGGCAAACCAGTTCTACCGCAAGGTCGGCCCCGACGAGGCGATCGTTCGAAGCGGTTGGGGCAAGATTCGCGTCGCCACCGGCAACGGTATCTTCGTCGTTCCTGTGATCCATCAATACGAGAAGATGGACCTGACGCTGAAGAGCTTCGAAATCGCCCGTGAAGGTTCCGAGGGTTTGATCTGCCAAGACAACATCCGCGCCGACATCAAAGTCGCCTTCTTCATCCGTGTCGACAAGAGCGAAGAAGAGATCCGCGAGGTCGCGCAATCGATCGGCGCCAAACGCTGCAGCCAGATCGATACACTGCGTGAACTGTTCGACGCCAAGTTCAGTGAAGCACTGAAAACCGTCGGCAAGCAGTTTGACTTCGTCGACCTGTACGACAAACGCGATAACTTCAAGGATCAGATCCTGAAAGTCATCGGTACCGATCTGAACGGCTACCGACTGGACGATGCGGCGATCGACTTCTTGGAACAGACGCCGCTGGAACTGCTGAACCCGAACAACATTCTCGATGCCGAGGGTATCAAGAAGATCACCGAATTGACCTCTAAAGAAAAGGTCAAAGAGAACGCCTTCACGCGTGAAAAAGAGAAGACGCTGAAGCAACAGGACGTCGAGGCGGAAGAGACGATTCTGCAGCTGGAAAAGCAACGCATCGAAGCCAACGAAAAACAACAACGCGAAGTCACCGAGATCTCCGCTCGCGAACGCGCCGCGGCGAAGAAGGTTCAAGAGGAACAACGGCTGGAGTCCGAACGAGCTCGGATCACCACCGAAGAGGAACTGGGCGTCGCCAACGAAAACAAGGAACGCCAGGTCTTGGTCGCGTTGCGTGCCAAGGAACGCACCGACGGGATCGAACAGGAACGCGTCCTGAAGGATCGCGAACTGGAAGCGACCGAGCGTGAACGCGTCGTCGGCATCGCTCAAGTCGAAAAAGAGAAAGCGATCGAAGTCGAGAAGCGGAACATACAAGAGGTCATCCGCGAACGCGTGGCGGTTGAACGAGCCGTCGTCGAAGAACAGGAAAAGATCAAGGATACCGAAGAGTTCGCGGCGGCGGACCGGCTGAAAAAGGTTCAGATCACCGCGGCGTCGATGACCGCCGAAGAATCGTTGATCAAAGAAACGAAGGCAGCCGAAGCGGCCAAGATGGCGGCCGAACTGTTGGCCGACAAAATCCGCATCGAAGCCGAAGCGTCTCGCGATCGGTCGGAGAAAGAAATGCAAGCGGCCAAGATGACGGCCGAAGCCGATGCAGCGAAAGCCGCGGCCAGCGGATTGGCTGAAGCCAAGGTGCAAGAAGCTCGCGCCGCATCGATGGAAAAAGAAGGCACCGCCGAAGCGGTCATCATCGAAAAGAAAGCTGTCGCCGAAGCGAAGGGTATCGAAGCCCGTGCTACTGCGATCGAGAAGGAAGGCTTGGCCGAAGCCAACGTCATGCAACAGAAGTACAGCAGCGAAGCGACCGGCATCACCGAGAAGGCCGAAGCGATGAAGCTGTTGGACGGTGTCGGCAAAGAACACGAAGAGTTCAAGCTCAAACTGGACAAGGACAAGCAGGTCGAGATCGCGGCGATCGACGCACAACGCGGCATCGCCGAATCGCAAGCCGGTGTGGTTGGCGAAGCACTCAAAGCCGCTCGCATCGACATCGTCGGTGGCGATGGCGAGTTCTTCGACCAGATCACTTCGGCGGTCAAGGGTGGCAAGGCGATCGATCGCTTTGTCTACAACAGCCGCGTAGCGACCGACGTCAAACAGACCTTCTTCAACGGCGACCCCGACTACTTCCGGGACAACCTGATGGACCTGGTCAACAAGTTCAACCTCAGCACCGACGACATCAAGGATCTTTCGATCGCCGCCTTGATCGCCAAGCTGATGGGACTGGCCAATACCGATGAAACCCGCAACCAACTGGGCAGCCTGTTAGGGATGGCCAGCACCGCCGGGATCACCGAACGCAAGGTCGGTAAACTGGAAGCGAAGCCGTTGCAGAACGGGGCGAAGAGCTAA